One window of Caldilineales bacterium genomic DNA carries:
- a CDS encoding putative toxin-antitoxin system toxin component, PIN family, whose protein sequence is MTERLRAVFDTNVFVSAYLSRSPSSPTQELIDRWLAGEFTLLVCDAIVDELIEKLTAYGVERDDIEAFIARFDVMAEWVEVPAEAIVQRIPLDADDDVVVACALEGGADFLVTYDPHFAPLGDTFEGVRISKALPFLWAVRGDRPAGM, encoded by the coding sequence GTGACTGAGCGGTTGCGCGCGGTCTTCGATACCAACGTCTTCGTATCGGCGTACCTCAGCCGCAGCCCCAGCAGCCCGACCCAAGAATTGATCGACCGCTGGCTGGCCGGCGAATTCACTCTGTTGGTGTGTGATGCTATCGTCGACGAGCTTATCGAGAAGTTGACGGCTTACGGAGTCGAACGGGACGACATAGAGGCGTTCATAGCCCGATTCGACGTAATGGCCGAATGGGTAGAGGTGCCGGCGGAGGCGATTGTCCAGCGCATACCTCTCGACGCGGATGACGATGTGGTTGTGGCCTGCGCCCTGGAAGGAGGCGCCGATTTTCTGGTTACTTATGATCCGCATTTTGCACCTCTGGGCGACACGTTCGAGGGCGTTAGAATCTCGAAAGCGCTTCCTTTTCTATGGGCGGTTCGAGGTGATCGTCCAGCCGGGATGTAG
- a CDS encoding type II toxin-antitoxin system VapC family toxin: protein MERMGELSRLCIDTGPLIAFLKGRDPGATAVERAVQKLDCFVTTITAYELLFGVARTRRQIGEEALLGTMQSAPLDITAARRAAQIHDELIRHNQDIGIKDVLIAAICLEHRLPLLTMNQRHFGRVPGLVVVTPAEFV from the coding sequence ATGGAACGCATGGGCGAGCTTTCCCGCCTCTGTATAGACACCGGCCCCTTGATCGCTTTTCTGAAAGGCCGCGACCCGGGTGCGACAGCAGTTGAGCGCGCTGTACAGAAGCTGGATTGTTTTGTCACCACTATCACGGCGTACGAGTTGCTCTTCGGGGTCGCGCGGACACGCCGTCAAATCGGCGAGGAGGCGCTGCTGGGAACAATGCAATCGGCGCCGCTGGACATTACGGCTGCCCGGCGTGCAGCGCAGATCCATGATGAGTTGATTCGCCATAACCAGGATATTGGGATCAAAGATGTGTTGATTGCTGCGATTTGTCTGGAACATCGGTTGCCACTGTTAACGATGAACCAACGGCATTTTGGACGTGTACCAGGCTTGGTGGTGGTGACGCCGGCTGAGTTCGTGTGA